The following is a genomic window from Coriobacteriaceae bacterium.
CCACGTTGTTCTTGTCCAGGATGGCGTTTTCAACGCGGGCGCCGCTCTTGATAATGCAGCTCTGGTTGATGATCGAGTTGGTAACCGAAGCGCCTTCCTCGACCACAACGCCGCGCGACAGGATCGAGTTGCGCACGGTGCCCTTGATGATGCAGCCGGCCGAGATGATCGAGTTGCACGCGTGGCTACCGGTCGCATAGCGCGAAGGCGGCACGTCGTGAGCCTTGGTCAGGATCGGGCGCTCGGGGTCAAAGAGCTGGTCGGCTACGGTCTGGTCGAGCAGGTCCATGCTGCGGCGATAGAGCGACTTCTCGCTAAACACGCCCACGACCTCGCCCTTGTACTCGTAGCTGCACACATCGATGTTTCCAAAGTCGCCCTGAAGTGCCTCGAGCAGGTCCAGATAGTCGGCGGCCTGGTAGTGATCGATAATCTCGAGCAGCGTCTCGCGGTTGACGATGCAGCAGTCCATAGAGGCATTGTCGCCATACACGACGCCGGCGCTCACGCCCGTCAGGCGGCCGTTCTCGTTAATCTCGAGCTTGGTCTCGTCATCGACGTTGCGCGTGGCCTTGCAGTACACCACGGTCATCTGGGCGCCGGAGTTCTCGTGCGCGTCGATGATGGTGTTGAGGTCCATGTTAAAGATGATGTTGGTGCCCATCATCACAACGTAGGGCTTGTCCGAGCGCTGGAACAGCGTCTTGTTGGAGATGATGTCGCGCAGCAGGAAGCGCATGCCGCCCTTGGTGGTGCCATACGCGTTGCCGGGCACCATGAACAGGCCGCCCTTCTTGCGGTCCAGGCCCCAGTCCTTGCCCGAGCCCACGTGGTCGATCAGCGAGCGGTAGTTGCCCGGCATGACGACGCCGACGGTCTTAATGCCGGCATTCATCATGTTGGACAGCGGAAAGTCGATCAGGCGGTAGCGGCCCAAAAACGGGACGGACGCGATGGGGCGGTCCTTGAGCAGCACGCTGCCGTAGGTCGAAGAGTAGTTAGCGGTGATATAACCGATGGCCTTGCGATTGATCATCGGATCATTCCCCCTTCCCGATAACGACGTCATTTCCAACGACGGCCGTATCCTTGGTGGTATCGACAGAGCCGAGCTTCACGCCCTCTTCGACCGTGGAGTTCTCGCCCAAAATAGCGCGGCAGATGTGCGCGCCGCTCTTAACGTGCGCACCCGGCAGCAGCACGGAGTCCTCGACCACGGCGCGCTCCTCGATGATGACATCGGTCGAAAGGATCGAGTGGCGAGCAGTGCCGTAGATCTTGCAGCCGTTGGAGACCAGGCAGTCATCCAGGCGCCCGTCCGGGCCAATGTAGTGCGGCGGACGCGTAGTGATGTTGGACATGATGGGGAAGTTCTTATCAAACAGATCGAACTCGGGGTTGTTGCCCAGCAGGTCCATCGAGGTCTCATGGAAGCTGGCGATGGTGCCGACGTCCTTCCAAAAGCCGTGGAACTCGTAGCTGTACAGGCGCTTGCCCTCGCCGAGCAGCTTGGGGATGATGTCCTTGCCAAAGTCGTGGCTCGAGCGCTGGTCCAAGGCGTCCGCCTCGAGTGCCTCGATCAGCACGTCGGCCGAGAAGATGTAGATGCCCATGGACGCGAGGTTCGAATCGGGCTTCTCGGGCTTCTCGGTAAACTTGGTGATGCGGCCGTCCTCGGGGTCGGTGGTCAGGATGCCAAAGCGGCTGGCCTCCTCCCACGGCACGGGCATAACGCTCACCGTGAGGTCGGCGTTGTTCTCAATGTGCGTCTTGAGCATCTTGCGGTAGTCCATGCGATACAGGTGATCGCCCGAAAGGATCAGGACGTACTTGGGGTCGTTGGCCTTGATGTAGTCGAGGTTCTGCGTAATGGCGTCGGCCGTGCCCGCATACCAGGCGCCGCCGGTCTGCGTCTCGTACGGCGGCAGGATCGACACGCCGCCGTCACGGCTGTCCAGATCCCACGCCTCGCCGGAGCCCACGTAGGCATGCAGCAGGTAGGGACGGTACTGCGTCAGAACGCCCACCGTGTCGATGCCCGAGTTGGAGCAGTTGGACAGCGAAAAGTCGATAATGCGGAACTTGCCACCAAAGCTAACCGCCGGCTTAGCGATCTTTTGGGTGAGTGCCCCCAATCGGCTGCCCTGTCCTCCTGCGAGGAGCATCGCGATGCATTCTTTCTTACTCATCGATTTCTCCTTCTGTCATCGATGTTCTTAAACCCATTAGCGACGGGCGCGGCGCTCGGTCGCGCCCGTCGAGTAATGCCGTGCTGGCATAAGGGAGCTCGCGCGCCTTTACGCGTGCCAGATCTCGTCGCGGTACTCGCGAATGGTGCGGTCGCTCGAGAACCAGCCGGAGGAGGCGGTATTGAGCAGTGCCTTGCGGTTCCACGTTTCGTGGTCGCCATAGCTGCCGGTAAGCTTCTCCCACGCATCCACGTAGCTGCGGAAGTCTGCCATGACTAGATCGGGGTCGTTGTTGTTCATGAGCTCGTTGTAGATGCTCTCGAAGTTGCCCGAAAGACCCGCAAAGGTGTTGTCCTTGAGCTCATCCATCACGCGGCCCAGACGCTCGCGGTCGCCGTTGAGCGTATCCCACGCAAAGTAGCTGTTGGATGCCCAGAGCTTCTCGACCTCGGGAGCAGTCAGGCCAAAGATGGCCTCGTTCTCGCGGCCGGCCAGGTCGGCGATCTCGATGTTGGCGCCGTCGAGGGTGCCCAGCGTAATGGCGCCGTTCATCATGAGCTTCATGTTGGACGTACCCGAGGCCTCCTTGCCGGCGGTCGAAATCTGCTCAGAGATCTCGGCGGCAGGGTAGATGAGCTGGGCGTTGCTCACGCGGAAGTTGGGGATAAAGCAGACCTTCATGACCTCGTTCACACGCGGGTCGTTGTTGACGACCTCGGCAACGGAGTTGATGAGGCGGATGGTCTCCTTGGCGAAGGTGTAGCTCGAGGCAGCCTTGCCGCTAAAGATGAAGGTCGTCGGCGTCACGTGGAAGTTGGGGTCGGCGATGCGACGGTTGTAGATGTCCATCACCTTCATGATGTTCATGAGCTGGCGCTTGTAGGCGTGGAAGCGCTTCACCTGAACATCAAAGACGGTGTTGGGGTCGATAACCAGACCGGTCTCGGCCTTAACGTAGGCGGCCAGACGCTCCTTGTTGGCACGCTTAGAGGCACCCACGGCCTTCAGGAACTCGGTGTCGTCCTTAAACTCTTTGAGCTTCTCCAGCTCAAAGGCGTCCTTGAGCCAGCCGTCGCCAATGGCCTCGGTCACGAGCTTGGCGTAGGTGGGGTTGGCCTCGGCAAAGAAGCGACGGTGCGAGATGCCGTTGGTCTTGTTGTTGAACTTCTCGGGCGTGAGGGCATAGAAGTCCTTGAGCACGATGTTCTTGATGATATCGGAGTGAATCTTTGCCACGCCGTTGACGCTGTGGCTGCAGATCACGGACAGGTTGGCCATGCGGATCTCGCCGTCCCACAGAATGGCGGTCTGGCGCAGACGCTCCTGCCAGCCCTCCTGCGTGGTGTCGAACGACTCGTGCCAACGACGGCTGATCTCGTCGATAATCTGGTACACGCGGGGGAGGAGCTTGGAGAACGTGCCGATGGGCCACTTCTCCAGAGCCTCGGGCAGGATGGTGTGGTTGGTGTAGCTCACGACCTGCGTCACGATGTTCCAGGCGTCGTCCCACTCGAGCTTCTTCTCGTCGATGAGGATACGCATGAGCTCGGGGCCGCACATGGCGGGGTGCGTGTCGTTGGTGTGGATGGCCACAAACTGCGGCAGCAGCTCCCAGTTCTCGCCGTGCTCCTTTTCAAAGGTGTCGAGCAGGCTGTAGATGCCGGCCGAAACAAACAGGTACTCCTGCTTCAGGCGCAGCAGACGGCCGTGCTCGCCGGCGTCGTTGGGGTAGAGGATGGCGCTGATGGCCTCGGCCTCGGCGCGCTCGGCATCGGCCTGGGCGTAGTCGCCGCGGTTGAAGGCCTCCAGGTCAAAGTGCTCCTCGACCGGCTCGGCGGCCCAGACGCGCAGCTTGTTGACGGTCTCGCCGGCATAGCCCACAACGGGGATGTCATAAGGGACGGCCAGGATGTCCTGCGTGTCCACCGTGCGGTAGAACGTGCGGCCGTCCTCCTCAAAGCCCTCAACGCGGCCACCAAACTTAATGGTCACGGCCTTGTCCTGACGACGGACCTCCCAGGGATAGCCGTGGGTGAGCCACTCGTCGGTGGCCTCCACCTGGCTTCCGTTGACGATCTCCTGCTTAAACAGGCCGTAGCGGTAGCGCATGCCGTTGCCGTAGCCGGCGATGCCCTCGGCTGCCATGGAATCCAGGAAGCACGCGGCCAGACGGCCCAGGCCACCGTTGCCCAGAGCCGGATCGGGCTCCTGGTTCTCGATGACGGAAAGGTCGAAGCCCATGTCGTCGAGCGCCTCGGCGACCATGTCGCGCACGCCAAAGTTGAGCAGGTAGTTGTCGAGCAGGCGGCCGATCAAAAACTCGATCGAAAAGTAGTACACGCGCTTCTTGCCCT
Proteins encoded in this region:
- the glgD gene encoding glucose-1-phosphate adenylyltransferase subunit GlgD; translated protein: MINRKAIGYITANYSSTYGSVLLKDRPIASVPFLGRYRLIDFPLSNMMNAGIKTVGVVMPGNYRSLIDHVGSGKDWGLDRKKGGLFMVPGNAYGTTKGGMRFLLRDIISNKTLFQRSDKPYVVMMGTNIIFNMDLNTIIDAHENSGAQMTVVYCKATRNVDDETKLEINENGRLTGVSAGVVYGDNASMDCCIVNRETLLEIIDHYQAADYLDLLEALQGDFGNIDVCSYEYKGEVVGVFSEKSLYRRSMDLLDQTVADQLFDPERPILTKAHDVPPSRYATGSHACNSIISAGCIIKGTVRNSILSRGVVVEEGASVTNSIINQSCIIKSGARVENAILDKNNVVPTNTELRGTPENILVLGKAPLTPDTTIVH
- a CDS encoding glucose-1-phosphate adenylyltransferase, with the protein product MSKKECIAMLLAGGQGSRLGALTQKIAKPAVSFGGKFRIIDFSLSNCSNSGIDTVGVLTQYRPYLLHAYVGSGEAWDLDSRDGGVSILPPYETQTGGAWYAGTADAITQNLDYIKANDPKYVLILSGDHLYRMDYRKMLKTHIENNADLTVSVMPVPWEEASRFGILTTDPEDGRITKFTEKPEKPDSNLASMGIYIFSADVLIEALEADALDQRSSHDFGKDIIPKLLGEGKRLYSYEFHGFWKDVGTIASFHETSMDLLGNNPEFDLFDKNFPIMSNITTRPPHYIGPDGRLDDCLVSNGCKIYGTARHSILSTDVIIEERAVVEDSVLLPGAHVKSGAHICRAILGENSTVEEGVKLGSVDTTKDTAVVGNDVVIGKGE
- a CDS encoding glycogen/starch/alpha-glucan phosphorylase — protein: MNKIFDNKQEFTELYRDAVMSISGKSVEAASDLDRFNALAKLVAEKARTVATSSDARVTAEGKKRVYYFSIEFLIGRLLDNYLLNFGVRDMVAEALDDMGFDLSVIENQEPDPALGNGGLGRLAACFLDSMAAEGIAGYGNGMRYRYGLFKQEIVNGSQVEATDEWLTHGYPWEVRRQDKAVTIKFGGRVEGFEEDGRTFYRTVDTQDILAVPYDIPVVGYAGETVNKLRVWAAEPVEEHFDLEAFNRGDYAQADAERAEAEAISAILYPNDAGEHGRLLRLKQEYLFVSAGIYSLLDTFEKEHGENWELLPQFVAIHTNDTHPAMCGPELMRILIDEKKLEWDDAWNIVTQVVSYTNHTILPEALEKWPIGTFSKLLPRVYQIIDEISRRWHESFDTTQEGWQERLRQTAILWDGEIRMANLSVICSHSVNGVAKIHSDIIKNIVLKDFYALTPEKFNNKTNGISHRRFFAEANPTYAKLVTEAIGDGWLKDAFELEKLKEFKDDTEFLKAVGASKRANKERLAAYVKAETGLVIDPNTVFDVQVKRFHAYKRQLMNIMKVMDIYNRRIADPNFHVTPTTFIFSGKAASSYTFAKETIRLINSVAEVVNNDPRVNEVMKVCFIPNFRVSNAQLIYPAAEISEQISTAGKEASGTSNMKLMMNGAITLGTLDGANIEIADLAGRENEAIFGLTAPEVEKLWASNSYFAWDTLNGDRERLGRVMDELKDNTFAGLSGNFESIYNELMNNNDPDLVMADFRSYVDAWEKLTGSYGDHETWNRKALLNTASSGWFSSDRTIREYRDEIWHA